The proteins below come from a single Streptomyces sp. M92 genomic window:
- a CDS encoding CocE/NonD family hydrolase, whose protein sequence is MRIRTDFPYETTHDDIRIPLPDGTRLYARVWRPVTDEPVPALLEYLPYRLSDWTAPRDSQRHPWYAGHGYASVRVDVRGHGNSEGLPGDEYDATELADGVAVVEWLAAQPWCDGKVGMFGISWGGFNSLQIAALAPEPLKAVVTVCSADDRYDNDVHYMGGSVLGVDMHAWASTMLAFVCRPPDPEYAGEEWRQMWLRRLEAVDPFIHTWLSHQLRDEYWKHGSVCEDYSALDAAVLAVGGWHDPYRDTVLRLVEHLPGDRVRGLIGPWSHQYPDRGLPPGPAIGFLQETLRWWDQHLKGRDTGVMEEPLLRSWISESHRPATVYPELPGRWVGDPAWPSPYTTPTPHALGGDPVVVCSPQHTGIDAGRFFPFGNDADLPPDQREEDARSACFEFPVTDGPVEILGRPEVTLRLRMDVPYGQVVARLCDVTPDGSSTLVTRGALNLAAREGRDRNVPWPPGATETVTFQLNGIGHSFPAGHRIRLAVSSAYWPWIWPQAGSENGFVLEPAGSALVLPVRDGGAHPEDAGIRFEPPEQSEPLRVTVPAAEGEERPERLVVRDVAKGEWRLEVDPRYGGTRVYPDGLEFTEDALETYTVREDDPLSARAGSQWTVRLRRPERAWDVRVETRSEITCDAEDFVTSNEVVCRDGEEIVFRRSWDRRVPRVAR, encoded by the coding sequence ATGCGCATCCGCACCGACTTCCCCTACGAGACGACCCACGACGACATCCGCATCCCCCTGCCGGACGGCACCCGCCTCTACGCACGCGTGTGGCGGCCGGTCACCGACGAGCCGGTTCCCGCCCTGCTGGAGTACCTGCCGTACCGGCTCAGCGACTGGACCGCGCCCCGGGACAGCCAGCGCCACCCCTGGTACGCGGGCCACGGCTACGCCTCCGTCCGCGTCGACGTGCGCGGACACGGCAACAGCGAGGGCCTGCCCGGCGACGAGTACGACGCCACCGAGCTGGCCGACGGCGTCGCGGTCGTCGAGTGGCTGGCCGCGCAGCCCTGGTGCGACGGCAAGGTCGGCATGTTCGGCATCTCCTGGGGCGGCTTCAACTCGCTCCAGATCGCCGCGCTGGCGCCCGAACCCCTCAAGGCCGTCGTCACCGTCTGCTCCGCGGACGACCGGTACGACAACGACGTGCACTACATGGGCGGCTCGGTGCTCGGCGTCGACATGCACGCCTGGGCCTCGACCATGCTCGCCTTCGTCTGCCGTCCGCCGGACCCCGAGTACGCCGGGGAGGAGTGGCGGCAGATGTGGCTGCGGCGGCTGGAGGCGGTCGACCCGTTCATCCACACCTGGCTGTCCCACCAGCTCCGTGACGAGTACTGGAAACACGGCAGCGTCTGTGAGGACTACTCCGCGCTCGACGCCGCCGTCCTCGCCGTCGGCGGCTGGCACGACCCGTACCGCGACACCGTGCTCCGGCTCGTGGAGCACCTGCCCGGCGACCGGGTGCGCGGACTGATCGGCCCCTGGTCGCACCAGTACCCGGACCGCGGACTGCCGCCGGGCCCGGCGATCGGCTTCCTGCAGGAGACACTGCGCTGGTGGGACCAGCACCTCAAGGGCCGGGACACCGGCGTGATGGAGGAGCCGCTGCTCCGTTCCTGGATCAGCGAGTCGCACCGCCCGGCCACCGTCTACCCCGAACTGCCGGGCCGCTGGGTCGGCGACCCCGCCTGGCCCTCCCCGTACACGACCCCCACGCCCCACGCCCTCGGCGGTGACCCGGTCGTCGTGTGTTCGCCCCAGCACACCGGCATCGACGCCGGCCGCTTCTTCCCCTTCGGCAACGACGCCGACCTGCCGCCCGACCAGCGCGAGGAGGACGCCCGCTCGGCGTGCTTCGAGTTCCCCGTCACCGACGGCCCGGTGGAGATCCTCGGCCGCCCGGAGGTGACCCTGCGGCTGCGGATGGACGTGCCGTACGGGCAGGTCGTGGCCCGGCTGTGCGACGTGACGCCGGACGGCTCGTCGACCCTCGTGACCCGCGGCGCGCTCAACCTCGCCGCCCGCGAGGGCCGGGACCGCAACGTGCCCTGGCCGCCCGGGGCGACGGAGACCGTGACCTTCCAGCTCAACGGCATCGGTCACAGCTTCCCCGCCGGGCACCGCATCCGCCTCGCCGTCTCCTCCGCCTACTGGCCGTGGATCTGGCCGCAGGCGGGCTCCGAGAACGGCTTCGTGCTGGAACCGGCCGGGTCGGCACTCGTACTGCCCGTGCGGGACGGCGGGGCCCACCCGGAGGACGCCGGCATCCGTTTCGAGCCGCCCGAGCAGTCCGAGCCGCTGCGCGTCACCGTGCCGGCGGCCGAGGGGGAGGAGCGCCCGGAGCGGCTGGTGGTGCGCGATGTCGCCAAGGGCGAATGGCGGCTGGAGGTCGATCCGCGTTACGGCGGCACCCGCGTGTACCCGGACGGCCTGGAGTTCACCGAGGACGCGCTGGAGACGTACACCGTCCGGGAGGACGACCCGCTGTCGGCGCGGGCCGGGTCCCAGTGGACCGTACGTCTGCGTCGCCCGGAACGTGCCTGGGACGTACGGGTCGAGACCAGGTCGGAGATCACCTGCGACGCCGAGGACTTCGTCACGTCGAACGAGGTGGTGTGCCGCGACGGCGAGGAGATCGTCTTCCGGCGCAGTTGGGACAGGCGCGTCCCGCGGGTCGCCCGCTGA
- a CDS encoding inositol monophosphatase family protein, with amino-acid sequence MISSYESLDDAGVAAAAAGAGADVVRRMYGRRLSRTDKGAGDFATAADVEAEKAIVGVIRAARPGDAVLGEEGGRRGPVAAVREWLVDPLCGTLNYASGSMLVAVNVALRQGAAAVADPFGGEVFRTDGESAWVRQDEADAPLAPTSATRLVDVNLDPPFPSAPGFRAVDLLAHPGFAERFRPRVVSTTLALAWVAAGRRAAYVTDGGDLSGSVHFAAGIAVCRAAGCVVTGIDGGPLGRAGRGLVVAADAETHGLLMSMIGGSG; translated from the coding sequence ATGATCAGCTCGTACGAGAGTCTCGACGACGCCGGGGTCGCGGCGGCCGCGGCCGGTGCCGGTGCGGACGTGGTGCGCCGCATGTACGGCCGGCGGCTGTCCCGGACCGACAAGGGCGCGGGGGACTTCGCCACCGCCGCCGACGTGGAGGCCGAGAAGGCGATCGTCGGTGTCATCCGTGCCGCCCGGCCCGGTGACGCGGTGCTCGGCGAGGAGGGCGGGCGGCGAGGTCCCGTCGCCGCCGTACGCGAGTGGCTGGTGGACCCCTTGTGCGGCACGTTGAACTACGCCTCCGGCAGCATGCTGGTGGCCGTCAACGTGGCGCTGCGCCAGGGGGCGGCGGCCGTGGCCGACCCGTTCGGCGGCGAGGTCTTCCGCACGGACGGTGAGAGCGCGTGGGTGCGGCAGGACGAGGCCGACGCACCGCTGGCGCCCACGTCCGCCACCCGGCTGGTCGACGTCAATCTCGACCCGCCGTTTCCGAGCGCGCCCGGGTTCCGGGCGGTGGACCTGCTGGCCCACCCGGGGTTCGCCGAGCGGTTCCGGCCGCGGGTCGTGTCGACGACGCTCGCACTGGCCTGGGTCGCGGCCGGCAGGCGGGCCGCGTACGTCACCGACGGCGGGGACCTGTCCGGCAGCGTGCACTTCGCCGCCGGCATCGCCGTGTGCCGGGCCGCCGGTTGCGTCGTCACCGGCATCGACGGCGGACCGCTCGGCCGGGCGGGCCGCGGGCTCGTCGTGGCCGCCGACGCGGAGACCCACGGGCTGCTGATGTCGATGATCGGGGGCAGCGGCTAG
- a CDS encoding ABC transporter ATP-binding protein yields the protein MTQTAAHVTSPGRGAVVLALRRYGRELLRLRRPALPALLLPAVGNIGIRYVAPLLVAKLAGQAADGGGLTVGSALPYVLGFGAVLLLAEAVWRVGQHCLNRVEALGVEHLYVTGMDELLAKDASFFHDNFAGSLTKRVLSFGKRFEDFVDTVTYRIVGSLVPLIFGAVVLWHYEPLLVAGLLLMIVLTVVAAAPLIRRRQALVNDREAAIARVSGHVADSLANMETIRAFAAERREADEHRRRVADSRRLTLKSWDFGNLRVDTLIAPMSVLTNVLGLFVAIAFGSPGQGVEEIVVAFTYYSNATQIMFEFNQIYRRLESSMTEAAQFTELLLDPPTVLDATEPEPLAPRGTGVRFEAVTFAHPGTEPIFEGLDLDVPGGARIGLVGRSGGGKTTLTRLLLRMADIDAGRILIGGQDISRLRQTDLRSLIAYVPQEPAMFHRSLRDNIAFARPGATDEEIHAAAAAAHVTEFADQLPDGFATLVGERGVKLSGGQRQRVALARALLRDAPILLLDEATSALDSESELLVQDALWRLMDGRTALVVAHRLSTVAGMDRLVVLDRGRVVEQGSHSELLAADGAYAKLWQHQSGGFLGENADPAPDGDAPGEDLARQYS from the coding sequence ATGACGCAGACAGCCGCACACGTGACGTCGCCGGGCAGGGGCGCGGTTGTTCTCGCCCTGCGGCGCTACGGCAGGGAACTCCTCCGGTTGCGACGGCCGGCCCTGCCGGCGCTGCTGCTGCCGGCCGTGGGCAACATCGGGATCCGCTACGTGGCGCCCCTGCTGGTCGCCAAACTGGCAGGGCAGGCAGCCGACGGCGGTGGTCTCACGGTCGGCTCGGCACTGCCCTACGTGCTCGGCTTCGGTGCGGTGCTGCTGCTAGCGGAGGCCGTGTGGCGGGTCGGTCAGCACTGCCTGAACCGCGTGGAGGCCCTCGGCGTGGAGCACCTGTACGTCACCGGCATGGACGAACTCCTCGCCAAGGACGCCTCCTTCTTCCACGACAACTTCGCCGGCTCCCTGACGAAGCGGGTGCTGAGCTTCGGCAAACGGTTCGAGGACTTCGTCGACACGGTGACCTACCGGATCGTGGGCAGCCTCGTACCGTTGATCTTCGGCGCCGTCGTGCTGTGGCACTACGAACCGCTGCTCGTCGCGGGCCTCCTGCTGATGATCGTACTGACCGTCGTGGCCGCGGCACCCCTGATCCGTCGCCGTCAGGCGCTCGTCAACGACCGTGAGGCGGCGATCGCCAGGGTCTCCGGGCACGTCGCCGACAGCCTCGCCAACATGGAGACCATCCGGGCGTTCGCGGCCGAGCGCCGGGAGGCCGACGAGCACCGCCGCCGCGTAGCGGACTCCCGGCGCCTGACGCTGAAGTCCTGGGACTTCGGCAACCTGCGGGTCGACACCCTGATCGCCCCCATGTCCGTGCTGACCAACGTGCTGGGGCTGTTCGTCGCCATCGCCTTCGGCAGCCCGGGCCAGGGTGTGGAGGAGATCGTGGTCGCCTTCACCTACTACTCCAACGCGACCCAGATCATGTTCGAGTTCAACCAGATCTACCGCCGCCTGGAAAGCTCGATGACCGAGGCCGCGCAGTTCACGGAGCTGCTGCTGGATCCACCCACCGTGCTGGACGCGACCGAACCCGAGCCGCTCGCCCCGCGGGGCACCGGCGTCCGCTTCGAGGCGGTCACCTTCGCGCACCCGGGCACCGAGCCGATCTTCGAGGGCCTCGACCTGGACGTGCCCGGCGGTGCGCGGATCGGCCTGGTCGGCAGGTCCGGCGGCGGCAAGACCACCCTCACCCGGCTCCTGCTGCGGATGGCCGACATCGACGCCGGACGCATCCTGATCGGCGGGCAGGACATCAGCCGGCTGCGCCAGACCGACCTGCGCTCACTGATCGCCTACGTCCCCCAGGAACCCGCGATGTTCCACCGCAGCCTGCGGGACAACATCGCCTTCGCCCGGCCCGGCGCCACCGACGAGGAGATCCACGCGGCCGCCGCCGCCGCGCACGTCACGGAGTTCGCCGACCAGCTCCCCGACGGCTTCGCCACCCTGGTGGGGGAGCGGGGAGTGAAGCTGTCCGGCGGCCAGCGCCAGCGGGTGGCCCTAGCCAGGGCCCTGCTGCGCGACGCCCCGATCCTGCTGCTCGACGAGGCGACCAGCGCGCTCGACTCGGAGAGCGAGCTGCTCGTCCAGGACGCCCTGTGGCGCCTGATGGACGGACGTACGGCTCTCGTGGTCGCCCACCGGCTCAGCACCGTCGCCGGCATGGACCGCCTCGTCGTCCTCGACCGCGGACGCGTCGTCGAGCAGGGCAGCCACAGCGAACTGCTCGCCGCCGACGGCGCCTACGCCAAGCTCTGGCAGCACCAGTCGGGCGGTTTCCTCGGCGAGAACGCCGACCCGGCGCCCGACGGCGACGCCCCCGGCGAGGACCTCGCGAGGCAGTACAGCTAG
- a CDS encoding pyridoxamine 5'-phosphate oxidase family protein produces MAPKHPKTELDARYSAALNPRPGAEDVTATEWAVAEGRLRAAEIFWITTVRPDGRLHVTPLIAAWHDGALHFSTGTGEQKAKNLAGNAHCVLTTGNNTFSEGLDIVVEGAAERVTDPARQDEVIAAFEEQYGDRVASPEGPFRGFGDSIREGNDLLFAVAPGTAYGFGHDGQVFSHTRYTFA; encoded by the coding sequence ATGGCACCGAAGCATCCCAAGACCGAGCTCGACGCCCGCTACAGCGCCGCACTCAACCCGCGTCCGGGCGCGGAGGACGTCACCGCCACGGAATGGGCCGTGGCCGAGGGGCGACTGCGCGCCGCCGAGATCTTCTGGATCACCACGGTCCGACCGGACGGCCGCCTCCACGTCACGCCGCTGATCGCCGCCTGGCACGACGGCGCACTCCACTTCAGCACCGGGACGGGGGAACAGAAGGCCAAGAACCTGGCGGGCAACGCCCATTGCGTACTCACCACGGGGAACAACACGTTCTCCGAAGGACTCGACATCGTGGTCGAGGGCGCGGCGGAGCGGGTGACGGATCCGGCACGGCAGGACGAGGTCATCGCCGCGTTCGAGGAGCAGTACGGGGACCGCGTCGCCTCGCCGGAGGGGCCCTTCCGCGGCTTCGGCGACAGCATCCGCGAGGGCAACGACCTGCTGTTCGCGGTGGCGCCCGGCACGGCCTACGGCTTCGGGCACGACGGCCAGGTGTTCAGCCACACCCGCTACACCTTCGCCTGA
- a CDS encoding 2-phosphosulfolactate phosphatase, with protein MDARFVGIADLVGTEVPSVAVVVDVMRAYTVAAWAFARGAERIVLAESLDEARALKARHPDWAAIKDGPPEPGFDAVNSPGLLRSVDLAGRTVVQKTTAGTVGALAVKDASLVLCAGFVVAEATARLLRTRACDRVTFVVTGEDGRADEDLACAQYIARRATGAETDASGFLRRAAASRAAVELTTGVRQGTHPDDVALCLELDRFPFAMAAAPEGPLMVLRPCADPVPADAAAG; from the coding sequence ATGGACGCTCGTTTCGTCGGCATCGCCGACCTGGTCGGAACCGAAGTCCCCTCCGTGGCGGTCGTGGTCGACGTCATGCGCGCGTACACCGTGGCCGCCTGGGCCTTTGCCCGGGGTGCGGAGAGGATCGTCCTCGCCGAGTCGCTGGACGAAGCCCGGGCCCTGAAGGCTCGCCACCCGGACTGGGCGGCCATCAAGGACGGTCCGCCCGAGCCCGGGTTCGACGCCGTCAACTCGCCGGGCCTGCTGCGGTCCGTCGACCTCGCCGGGCGGACCGTCGTGCAGAAGACCACGGCGGGGACGGTCGGCGCCCTCGCGGTCAAGGACGCGTCGCTGGTGCTGTGCGCCGGCTTCGTGGTGGCGGAGGCGACGGCCCGGCTCCTGCGCACTCGCGCGTGCGACCGCGTCACGTTCGTGGTCACCGGCGAGGACGGGCGCGCCGACGAGGACCTGGCGTGCGCCCAGTACATCGCGCGCAGGGCCACCGGCGCGGAGACGGACGCATCCGGGTTCCTGCGCCGGGCCGCCGCCTCCCGGGCCGCCGTCGAGCTGACGACGGGCGTGCGTCAGGGAACCCATCCCGACGACGTCGCGCTCTGCCTCGAACTCGACCGCTTCCCCTTCGCGATGGCGGCGGCCCCGGAAGGCCCGCTCATGGTCCTGCGCCCGTGCGCGGACCCTGTCCCTGCCGACGCGGCCGCGGGCTGA
- a CDS encoding NmrA family NAD(P)-binding protein — MTAAGTTLVIGATGTTGSRTVARLTAAGHRVRAASRRATPVPGAEPVPFDWYDPATHPAALDTVDRLYLVPPVGDADPAATVLPFLRRAGTEGVRRAVLLGSSAIGEGDPAVGEVYGAVRELFEQWAVLRPSWFMQNFTGTHEHARSIREDGAIRTATGAGRTGFVDAEDIAAVAFHALTDERAPCTDLVLTGPEALSHDDIAAIMTDVTGRPVVHHRLTHEEMTERLTAVVPPEFAAVLAGLDRAIAEGAEDRVTDTVRRVTGRAPGGFRAHLERELRRRGRAAISPRPRRQGQGPRTGAGP, encoded by the coding sequence ATGACCGCCGCCGGCACCACCTTGGTCATAGGCGCCACCGGCACCACCGGCAGCCGTACGGTCGCGCGGCTGACCGCAGCCGGACACCGCGTCAGGGCGGCGAGCCGCCGGGCCACCCCGGTCCCCGGTGCCGAGCCGGTCCCCTTCGACTGGTACGATCCCGCCACCCACCCCGCGGCCCTCGACACGGTCGACCGCCTCTACCTCGTACCGCCCGTCGGCGACGCCGACCCCGCGGCGACCGTGCTGCCCTTCCTCCGGCGGGCCGGGACCGAAGGCGTCCGCCGTGCGGTCCTCCTCGGCTCCTCGGCCATCGGTGAGGGCGACCCCGCGGTGGGGGAGGTCTACGGGGCGGTACGGGAACTGTTCGAACAGTGGGCGGTGCTGCGTCCGTCGTGGTTCATGCAGAACTTCACCGGTACACACGAGCATGCCCGCAGCATCCGCGAGGACGGCGCCATCCGGACGGCGACCGGAGCCGGCCGAACCGGCTTCGTCGACGCCGAGGACATCGCGGCCGTCGCCTTCCACGCCCTGACCGACGAGCGGGCACCCTGCACCGATCTCGTCCTGACCGGACCGGAGGCGCTCAGTCACGACGACATCGCCGCGATCATGACCGACGTCACGGGCCGCCCGGTGGTCCACCACCGGCTGACCCACGAGGAGATGACCGAGCGCCTCACCGCGGTGGTGCCGCCGGAGTTCGCCGCCGTGCTGGCCGGCCTGGACCGGGCGATCGCCGAAGGGGCGGAGGACCGCGTCACCGACACCGTCCGGCGCGTGACCGGCCGCGCCCCGGGCGGCTTCCGCGCCCACCTGGAGCGGGAACTGCGCCGACGCGGCCGGGCCGCGATCAGCCCGCGGCCGCGTCGGCAGGGACAGGGTCCGCGCACGGGCGCAGGACCATGA
- a CDS encoding nuclear transport factor 2 family protein, whose translation MSAPTSPADLYRHSLRLLLDKDVAAWTDLWADDGVMEFPFAPEGWPGRLEGKEAIGAYMRGYPDHIDLRDFPELRVHRTVEPETLVVEMRGVGRLVRTGEPFDVTYIAVVTVEGGRFTSYRDYWNPLAVLEPGADFRSGR comes from the coding sequence ATGTCCGCACCGACCTCCCCGGCGGACCTCTACCGCCACAGCCTGCGACTGCTGCTCGACAAGGACGTCGCCGCCTGGACCGACCTGTGGGCCGACGACGGAGTCATGGAGTTCCCGTTCGCCCCCGAGGGCTGGCCGGGACGACTGGAGGGGAAGGAGGCCATCGGCGCCTACATGCGCGGCTATCCCGACCACATCGATCTGCGCGACTTCCCGGAGCTGCGCGTCCACCGGACCGTCGAGCCGGAGACCCTCGTCGTCGAGATGCGCGGCGTCGGCCGCCTCGTGAGGACCGGCGAGCCCTTCGACGTGACGTACATCGCCGTCGTGACCGTGGAGGGAGGGCGCTTCACCTCGTACCGCGACTACTGGAACCCGCTCGCCGTCCTCGAACCCGGCGCGGACTTCCGGAGCGGCCGATGA
- a CDS encoding TetR/AcrR family transcriptional regulator → MAERRPRKDAARNREAVLAAADALFAGRDSPEDVTMADVAAAAGVGKGTLFRAFGDRPGLLRALYERRLEPVGEAVESGPPPLGPATEPRERVAALLDAVLCFKYDNRRLALALEDGGAGSPYGAEHYARWHALLRTVLEQIPGLPDRDFTAHALLAAVRADLVEHLAGQEDVPRERLRRRLAEFTGRVLAVSDAGGR, encoded by the coding sequence ATGGCCGAGCGCAGGCCCCGCAAGGACGCCGCCCGCAACCGGGAGGCCGTCCTCGCGGCAGCCGACGCCCTGTTCGCCGGGCGCGACAGCCCGGAGGACGTCACCATGGCCGACGTCGCGGCCGCCGCCGGCGTCGGCAAGGGCACGCTCTTCAGGGCGTTCGGCGACCGGCCGGGGCTGCTCCGCGCGCTGTACGAGAGGCGGCTCGAACCGGTCGGGGAGGCCGTCGAGTCCGGCCCGCCGCCGCTGGGGCCCGCCACTGAGCCGAGGGAGCGGGTGGCCGCCCTGCTCGACGCCGTCCTGTGCTTCAAGTACGACAACCGACGCCTGGCGCTGGCGCTGGAGGACGGCGGGGCGGGCAGCCCATACGGGGCGGAGCACTACGCGCGCTGGCACGCCCTGCTCCGGACGGTACTGGAGCAGATCCCCGGCCTGCCCGACCGCGACTTCACCGCCCACGCCCTGCTCGCCGCGGTCCGGGCCGACCTCGTCGAGCATCTCGCCGGCCAGGAGGACGTGCCGCGGGAGAGGCTGCGCAGGCGACTGGCGGAGTTCACCGGCAGGGTCCTGGCCGTCAGCGACGCCGGCGGGCGTTGA
- a CDS encoding aminoglycoside phosphotransferase family protein, whose product MTDSASEITADLVRELLREQHPDLADLAIRAVAGGWDNQQWRLGGELAVRVPRTERAPDLQRKERRWLPVLAPRLPLPVPEPVRTGEPSARFPKPWTVMTWVPGEPLDHSRISRGDHAAGRLADFLRALHVPAPAEAPAGKDRGAHPKECTDGFDHFFGAVAPGDIADGLRAVWDDAVAAPEWAGPPVWVHGDLHPANVVVSDGTLSGVVDFGDLFAGDPAWDLAAAWVVLPEGAAARFFDVYAKADAGTVRRARGLAVLKGLVLMLIGRDGDRGLPGGKPAWGPAGRAALDRVLRGTPG is encoded by the coding sequence ATGACCGACTCCGCATCCGAGATCACCGCGGACCTGGTCCGCGAACTGCTGCGCGAGCAGCACCCCGACCTCGCGGACCTGGCCATCCGTGCGGTGGCGGGCGGATGGGACAACCAGCAGTGGCGCCTCGGGGGCGAACTGGCCGTGCGCGTGCCCCGTACGGAGCGTGCACCGGATCTCCAGCGCAAGGAGCGCCGGTGGCTGCCCGTCCTGGCCCCGCGCCTGCCGCTCCCGGTCCCGGAACCGGTGCGGACCGGCGAACCGTCCGCGCGCTTCCCCAAGCCGTGGACCGTCATGACGTGGGTCCCCGGCGAGCCGCTGGACCACAGTCGGATCAGCCGGGGTGACCACGCGGCCGGCAGGCTGGCGGACTTTCTCAGGGCACTGCACGTTCCGGCGCCCGCCGAGGCGCCGGCCGGTAAGGACCGCGGCGCCCATCCCAAGGAGTGCACGGACGGCTTCGACCACTTCTTCGGGGCCGTCGCGCCCGGCGACATCGCCGACGGCCTCCGGGCCGTGTGGGACGACGCCGTCGCCGCCCCCGAGTGGGCGGGCCCGCCGGTGTGGGTGCACGGTGATCTGCATCCCGCGAACGTCGTCGTCTCGGACGGAACCCTCTCGGGCGTGGTCGACTTCGGCGACCTGTTCGCCGGCGATCCGGCGTGGGACCTCGCGGCCGCGTGGGTGGTCCTTCCCGAGGGCGCCGCCGCACGCTTCTTCGACGTGTACGCGAAGGCGGACGCGGGCACGGTCCGGCGCGCCCGCGGGCTGGCCGTCCTCAAGGGCCTCGTCCTCATGCTGATCGGCCGGGACGGGGACCGGGGGCTGCCCGGCGGCAAGCCGGCGTGGGGTCCCGCGGGCCGGGCGGCGCTCGACCGCGTCCTTCGGGGCACCCCGGGGTAG
- a CDS encoding RidA family protein, whose protein sequence is MNVFNHRVPAESEFGYTQAIKSRDLIHVSGQLSLDRAGEFVHADDFAAQLDQTYANADKVLDHFRVTRNQVVSQTLYVVNLRQNATATAAGNLAYFGDHRPVSTVVGVTELTFPGQVVEIAFVVDEKLPA, encoded by the coding sequence ATGAACGTCTTCAACCACCGTGTGCCGGCCGAGAGCGAGTTCGGCTACACGCAGGCCATCAAGTCCCGCGATCTGATACACGTCTCCGGACAGCTCTCGCTCGACCGGGCGGGCGAGTTCGTCCACGCGGACGACTTCGCCGCGCAGCTCGACCAGACGTACGCCAACGCCGACAAGGTCCTGGACCACTTCCGCGTCACCCGGAACCAGGTGGTCTCGCAGACCCTGTACGTGGTGAACCTGCGGCAGAACGCCACGGCGACGGCGGCGGGCAATCTGGCGTACTTCGGCGACCACCGCCCGGTCAGCACGGTCGTCGGCGTCACCGAACTGACCTTCCCCGGCCAGGTCGTCGAGATCGCCTTCGTCGTCGACGAGAAGCTGCCCGCCTGA